In Flammeovirgaceae bacterium 311, one DNA window encodes the following:
- a CDS encoding helicase, RecD/TraA family protein (COG0507 ATP-dependent exoDNAse (exonuclease V), alpha subunit - helicase superfamily I member), which produces MLKLPLNDDRSSPVLEKLSGIVKRVTFHSPESGWSVLKMTPFGREQEEVAVTVHQSKVFAGATIDFWGEWVNHPKFGRQFKAVRVEERKPATANALEKYLGSGLIKGVGPVTAKRIVKYFGKDTLDIFEHEIDRLTEVPGIAALKLKSISQAWKEHQEIRNVMMFLQSHGISTLFAVKIYKTYGQQSVAVVSENPYRLSEDIYGIGFFSADRVALSLGLAPDSSARVKAAIGHVLQSAREEGHCYLTKEQILDGVQELISLFVSDRIENELKEMEKADELKIRYLLNIKEQVVSCYYAHSIFYDENYIAAKARKLASGKLNPNREKLQQWITGYCMQKGIQLSDEQEASILQLVTHRMGILTGGPGCGKTTTTRVLVALLHAMGKNVLLAAPTGRAAQRMSEVIGLEAKTIHRLLEWEPAAGGFKRKEDNPLSCDFLIIDESSMLDVHLAAALLRAVPNQAQLLLIGDADQLPSVGAGNIFKDLITSGVVPCARLTKVFRQAQESKIISYAHQINGGAVPKIDSPFHNPQLWAEKSDCLFIDSEEATQEQLRFISRVKRSYIQDREEELQQAAEAEEVYLKSSELTIPPKFEHVDLEKLIHADSHTEELQEVLKRVHPWSSLHWGYSAVDMVEKLYKDIIPKYYGTGTEIQILSPMSKGSLGTHNLNEIIQKAVNPPGGGKVQLTLGGRTFREGDRVIQRRNNYDLNVFNGDIGRIISIDSENMMCLVAFISGQETREVAYEKEHLPELELAYAITIHKSQGSEFEVIIIPLVNQHFNMLFRNLIYTGLTRARKLAVFVGSRNALKTSVNKQNTALRQTALQWLMQHDIAPD; this is translated from the coding sequence ATGCTAAAACTGCCTCTTAACGATGACCGCTCCTCGCCTGTGCTGGAGAAACTGTCGGGAATTGTGAAGCGGGTAACGTTTCATAGTCCTGAATCTGGCTGGTCGGTGCTGAAAATGACTCCCTTTGGCAGAGAACAGGAAGAGGTAGCCGTTACAGTACACCAGTCGAAAGTATTTGCAGGGGCTACCATTGATTTTTGGGGCGAGTGGGTAAACCACCCAAAATTTGGCAGGCAGTTTAAGGCAGTACGTGTAGAAGAACGCAAACCTGCAACGGCCAACGCCCTGGAAAAATACCTGGGCTCCGGGCTGATAAAGGGTGTAGGGCCGGTAACAGCTAAAAGAATTGTAAAGTACTTCGGGAAAGATACGCTCGATATCTTTGAGCATGAAATTGACCGGCTCACTGAAGTACCGGGCATTGCTGCACTAAAGCTAAAGTCTATCAGCCAGGCCTGGAAGGAACACCAGGAAATACGCAATGTGATGATGTTCCTGCAGTCGCACGGCATCAGCACCCTTTTTGCTGTAAAGATTTACAAAACCTATGGGCAGCAATCTGTGGCAGTGGTATCAGAAAATCCTTACCGGCTTTCGGAGGATATTTATGGCATTGGTTTTTTTAGTGCCGACAGGGTTGCCTTAAGTTTGGGACTTGCGCCAGATTCTTCTGCCCGGGTAAAGGCAGCCATTGGCCATGTATTGCAAAGTGCCCGCGAGGAGGGCCATTGCTACCTTACAAAAGAGCAAATTCTGGATGGGGTACAGGAGCTCATCTCTCTCTTTGTATCCGATCGCATAGAAAATGAGCTGAAGGAAATGGAAAAAGCCGATGAGCTTAAAATCCGTTACCTGCTCAATATAAAAGAACAGGTAGTGAGCTGCTACTATGCCCACTCAATCTTTTATGATGAAAATTACATTGCCGCCAAAGCAAGGAAGCTTGCCAGTGGAAAACTTAATCCAAACAGGGAAAAGCTACAGCAGTGGATTACCGGCTACTGCATGCAAAAGGGCATACAACTAAGTGACGAACAGGAAGCCAGCATTCTTCAACTGGTAACCCACCGTATGGGTATTTTAACCGGAGGACCGGGCTGTGGCAAAACCACAACCACACGGGTACTGGTGGCCCTGCTGCATGCCATGGGCAAGAATGTGTTGCTTGCAGCCCCTACGGGACGGGCCGCACAACGTATGAGTGAGGTTATAGGCCTGGAGGCTAAAACAATTCACCGCCTGCTGGAGTGGGAACCGGCAGCAGGTGGCTTTAAGCGCAAAGAAGACAACCCGCTTAGCTGCGATTTCCTGATTATAGATGAATCTTCCATGCTGGATGTACACCTGGCGGCAGCCCTGCTTCGGGCAGTGCCTAACCAGGCACAGCTACTCCTGATCGGAGATGCAGACCAGCTGCCTTCAGTTGGTGCCGGAAATATTTTCAAAGACCTGATTACCTCCGGCGTGGTGCCCTGTGCCCGCCTTACCAAAGTATTTCGCCAGGCACAGGAGTCTAAGATCATCAGCTATGCACATCAGATCAATGGTGGGGCTGTGCCAAAAATTGATTCTCCCTTTCATAACCCACAGCTTTGGGCGGAGAAATCAGACTGCCTGTTTATTGATTCTGAAGAAGCCACCCAGGAACAACTGCGTTTTATATCAAGAGTAAAACGCTCCTACATCCAGGACAGGGAGGAAGAGCTGCAGCAGGCAGCCGAGGCCGAAGAAGTGTACTTAAAGAGTAGTGAACTCACCATACCGCCAAAATTTGAGCATGTGGACCTGGAAAAGCTCATCCATGCCGACTCCCACACCGAAGAGCTGCAGGAAGTGCTGAAGCGGGTGCATCCCTGGTCTTCACTGCATTGGGGCTATTCGGCTGTAGACATGGTGGAAAAACTGTATAAGGACATCATACCCAAATACTATGGAACCGGCACTGAAATACAGATTCTCTCCCCGATGAGCAAGGGTAGCCTTGGCACCCATAACCTCAATGAGATTATTCAGAAAGCTGTAAACCCTCCCGGCGGTGGCAAAGTACAGCTAACGTTGGGAGGCCGCACCTTCAGGGAGGGAGACCGTGTTATTCAGCGCCGCAATAACTACGATCTCAATGTATTCAATGGTGATATTGGCCGCATCATCAGCATTGACAGTGAAAATATGATGTGCCTGGTGGCTTTTATTTCAGGGCAGGAAACCAGGGAAGTGGCTTATGAGAAAGAGCACCTGCCGGAGCTGGAGCTGGCCTATGCCATTACGATTCATAAATCACAAGGCAGTGAATTTGAGGTGATCATTATTCCCTTGGTAAACCAGCACTTCAATATGCTCTTCCGCAACCTGATCTATACCGGCTTAACCCGTGCCAGGAAGCTGGCAGTATTTGTAGGGAGCCGCAATGCACTTAAAACATCCGTGAATAAACAGAACACCGCCCTGCGCCAAACCGCCCTGCAGTGGCTCATGCAGCACGATATTGCCCCAGATTAA
- a CDS encoding Protoporphyrinogen oxidase (COG4635 Flavodoxin) gives MTKVLIVYSTTDGHTLKICHRLKKVLEQQTQDVKIISVDAVTENLDIYDKIIIGASIRYGKHSENIIKFIAQNQALLEAKSNAFFSVNLVARKPEKASAATNPYVKKFLENIRWKPQRVAVFAGVLDYPRYSFSDRLLIRLIMWITKGPTDPKTVAEYTDWEKVEEFGRQIALQ, from the coding sequence ATGACGAAGGTGCTGATCGTTTATTCAACAACTGATGGCCATACGCTGAAAATTTGCCATCGCTTAAAAAAGGTATTGGAGCAACAAACCCAAGATGTTAAAATAATATCTGTTGATGCAGTTACAGAAAACCTGGATATATATGATAAGATCATTATAGGCGCAAGCATCAGGTACGGCAAACACAGCGAAAATATCATAAAATTCATCGCGCAGAACCAAGCCCTTTTAGAAGCAAAGTCAAATGCTTTCTTTTCTGTAAACCTGGTGGCCCGTAAGCCCGAAAAGGCATCTGCTGCAACCAATCCCTATGTAAAAAAATTTCTTGAAAACATCCGCTGGAAACCACAACGAGTAGCAGTGTTTGCTGGTGTGCTCGACTATCCGAGGTATTCATTTTCTGACCGTCTGCTCATCAGGCTTATTATGTGGATCACTAAAGGGCCAACAGATCCTAAAACTGTAGCAGAATATACCGACTGGGAAAAAGTAGAGGAATTCGGAAGGCAAATAGCTTTACAGTGA
- a CDS encoding long-chain-fatty-acid--CoA ligase (COG1022 Long-chain acyl-CoA synthetases (AMP-forming)), which yields MKEAKRLFDCLQYQLAHYPLEDMLAGKEQGQWKKWSTREVADQANRLSTGLLKLDISCGDMSIEGRDKVAIISKNRPEWMITDFAVQQIGAILVPIYPNISDNELQFVLADAGVKVAFVNDAELSQKLNRLSGQLPDLKFIYTYEQAAGTKHWSSLLIDTDTTTSALIENTKNKLREDDLASILYTSGTTGNPKGVMLSHRNIVSDVEGSTPVVDEVGVRGKRALSFLPLNHAFERVATYIYILNGVSIYYAESMETIGDNLREAKPVIFTTVPRLLEKVFERIMAKGAELSGIKKKLFYWSINLAKNYQIQQPLSTGYKLQLALADKLIFSKWRDAMGGEVKAVIVGAAACPVKLQKIFSAANVVIMEGYGLTEASPIISGNRYSKENRMFGTVGPPLHNVEVKIASDGEILCKGPMVMMGYYKRPDLTAEVMTGEWLHTGDIGEIVDNKFLKITDRKKEIFKTSGGKYVAPQPVEVKMLESRWIEQIMIVGAEKKYVAALIVPAFAMLKEWYAEYEKPYPGNKEAIKNKKILALIDASIQHLNQTLNPVEQIKKFVLIDREWTVEAGDLTPTLKLKRKAIQARYSQEIEHLYASDTARA from the coding sequence TTGAAAGAAGCAAAGCGATTATTTGACTGCCTACAATACCAGTTAGCCCATTATCCGCTGGAGGATATGTTAGCTGGCAAAGAGCAGGGCCAGTGGAAGAAATGGAGCACCCGCGAGGTAGCAGATCAGGCGAACCGCCTCAGTACCGGCCTTTTAAAACTGGACATCTCCTGTGGCGATATGTCTATTGAAGGCAGGGACAAGGTGGCCATCATCAGCAAGAACCGGCCCGAATGGATGATCACCGATTTTGCTGTACAGCAAATAGGTGCCATCCTGGTGCCCATATACCCGAACATCAGTGATAACGAGCTTCAGTTTGTTCTGGCCGATGCAGGTGTAAAAGTAGCTTTTGTGAACGATGCAGAGTTAAGCCAGAAATTAAATAGGCTAAGCGGGCAGCTTCCGGACCTGAAGTTTATCTACACCTACGAGCAGGCAGCCGGTACCAAACATTGGTCTTCATTATTGATAGATACTGATACTACCACCAGTGCACTAATTGAAAATACTAAAAATAAGTTAAGGGAAGATGACCTGGCCAGTATACTCTATACCTCTGGTACCACCGGCAATCCTAAAGGAGTTATGCTCTCTCACCGTAACATTGTGAGCGATGTGGAAGGCAGCACCCCTGTGGTAGATGAAGTAGGTGTTCGTGGCAAGCGGGCCTTAAGCTTTCTGCCGCTGAACCACGCCTTCGAAAGAGTGGCAACGTACATTTACATTCTCAATGGGGTATCGATCTATTATGCCGAAAGCATGGAAACCATTGGCGACAACCTGCGCGAGGCAAAGCCGGTGATATTCACCACAGTGCCACGCCTGCTGGAAAAAGTATTTGAGCGCATCATGGCCAAAGGAGCAGAATTATCCGGCATCAAAAAAAAGCTGTTTTACTGGTCAATCAATCTTGCAAAAAATTACCAGATCCAACAGCCACTTAGCACTGGCTATAAACTGCAACTGGCCCTGGCCGATAAGCTTATATTCAGTAAGTGGCGTGATGCCATGGGCGGAGAAGTGAAAGCAGTGATCGTGGGGGCAGCAGCCTGTCCGGTTAAACTGCAAAAGATTTTTTCTGCAGCCAATGTGGTGATCATGGAGGGATATGGCCTGACGGAAGCCTCTCCTATTATTAGTGGTAACCGCTACAGCAAAGAGAACAGAATGTTTGGCACCGTTGGACCTCCACTGCACAACGTAGAGGTAAAGATTGCCAGCGATGGCGAAATACTCTGCAAAGGACCTATGGTCATGATGGGCTACTACAAAAGACCTGACCTTACTGCAGAGGTGATGACAGGTGAATGGCTGCATACAGGTGATATCGGAGAGATTGTAGATAACAAATTCCTTAAAATAACTGACCGGAAAAAAGAGATCTTCAAAACCAGTGGCGGCAAATATGTAGCTCCGCAGCCTGTTGAGGTAAAGATGCTGGAAAGCCGGTGGATTGAACAGATTATGATTGTAGGTGCAGAAAAGAAATATGTAGCTGCGCTTATTGTACCAGCCTTTGCTATGCTGAAAGAGTGGTATGCAGAATATGAAAAACCCTATCCGGGCAATAAAGAAGCCATCAAAAATAAAAAAATACTGGCGCTGATTGATGCCAGCATCCAGCATCTAAACCAAACGCTAAATCCGGTAGAACAGATTAAAAAGTTTGTATTAATTGATAGAGAATGGACTGTAGAGGCAGGTGACCTTACCCCTACCCTGAAACTGAAACGAAAAGCAATTCAGGCCAGATACAGCCAGGAGATAGAACATCTTTATGCATCAGATACTGCCAGGGCTTAG
- a CDS encoding phosphoribosylformylglycinamidine synthase II (COG0046 Phosphoribosylformylglycinamidine (FGAM) synthase, synthetase domain), which translates to MLTNAGEEPWCGNLVCIVGSATGRVSIHGTANASGDISNEFVNDLPAVKIGAPFREYFYFKLPCMLLQVVKRQAFRKWVLVHLLLYQ; encoded by the coding sequence ATGCTGACCAATGCCGGTGAAGAGCCCTGGTGTGGAAACCTTGTTTGCATAGTAGGTTCAGCTACCGGCAGAGTTAGTATTCATGGTACCGCTAATGCATCTGGAGATATTTCTAATGAATTTGTAAATGATTTGCCTGCCGTTAAGATTGGTGCCCCTTTCCGGGAATATTTTTACTTCAAGCTACCCTGTATGTTATTGCAGGTGGTAAAGCGGCAGGCTTTCAGAAAATGGGTGCTGGTGCATCTGCTGCTTTACCAATAA
- a CDS encoding hypothetical protein (COG0401 Uncharacterized homolog of Blt101), whose protein sequence is MKIFYRSSFPCLFALILVLASCSPKYGAHFTPSQQGPNLATVEEKTETVAPLVAENPAAMPVEVEKRAMETGSSDVIADVAVPAEAPAVKEITPKQQRKVLRELRKELKGMTKEEKQEFQHQVVRQLKEQQLNSIMSEDDQREPGGSGINTVLLTIITIFIPPLGVFLHQGEINSRFWISLVLTLLFYVPGLIYSLLVIFNAI, encoded by the coding sequence ATGAAAATTTTTTACCGATCCTCATTTCCCTGCTTATTTGCCTTGATCCTGGTACTTGCTTCTTGCTCTCCCAAATACGGCGCTCATTTTACACCCTCTCAGCAAGGACCTAATCTTGCAACAGTAGAGGAAAAAACTGAAACAGTTGCTCCGCTTGTGGCAGAGAACCCTGCTGCCATGCCTGTGGAGGTAGAAAAAAGAGCAATGGAAACCGGCTCAAGCGATGTGATTGCTGATGTAGCCGTTCCGGCAGAAGCTCCGGCGGTAAAGGAAATTACCCCTAAGCAGCAAAGAAAAGTGCTGCGTGAGCTTAGAAAAGAGCTGAAAGGCATGACGAAAGAAGAAAAGCAGGAGTTCCAGCATCAGGTGGTTCGCCAGCTGAAGGAGCAGCAGCTTAACAGCATCATGTCTGAAGACGATCAGAGAGAACCCGGTGGAAGCGGTATCAATACTGTATTGCTTACCATCATTACTATTTTTATTCCCCCACTGGGTGTTTTCCTGCACCAGGGGGAAATTAACTCCAGGTTCTGGATCAGTTTGGTACTTACCCTTCTGTTCTACGTGCCTGGTCTGATTTATTCTTTACTGGTAATTTTCAATGCGATTTAA